The sequence CACTAAACAAAAAATTAGTTGAATAGTCAAACATAAGCCACAGAATTCACACATGCATAAaccattttttatatttcatcTGTTTATGCTAAATATTCTAAATAAATAATGCAACGAGTTAATAATTTACATACAACAACATGTAAACAATAATCTCccaaataaaaacaaagaatAACATGACCACGATACCaacatacaaaaaaaaatccacataGAAACTGTTTTCAGTGCCTTTTCCGATAATAGTATTTAATATTCCAGAAAAGTTGAGTTACGCGGTAAAATTGGGGGGATATACCGAGTTGCCCTCTACATGTTCGACGGAATGCGCCAATGGGACGTCGAATTGAATGTGTGCTCGATGAGTATCACAATAAATTGCTGCTACCTTCTATTCCGTGTGAAGATCGGGTTTGCGCTTCTGGGAAGCTTGAGCAAGTTCGGCTGCGAGcggaatatcaaaattttcagaaCTCTTTTGAGAGGGGTTGTTTTCGTTGGTGAGAATGGTGAGGCAGAGGCGTTTTTCAGAAAGATTTTGCATTTAAAGCTGTGACAAAGAAGATTATATGTAAACTCAAGAACATAAAATAAGGAGGAAAGAGGGATAGAAAAACCTTGAGTATCAGTTGTTGAAATAGAAATTATATAAAAGGAGAAAAACGAAAAAAGAAAACCTAgcaaacccttgaaagcacaaggaTACTAACTAAGGACCGACCATCATTAAAACCTTTCTGGCGAAAATCCAATGGGAAaaacacaaaagaaaaaaaaaacaagaagaacGAATTAACAACGATAGGAAAAACCAACAAACGGACCAAGCCAAATTTTCCATTCTTTATGTCATCCACCTCACCACTATCCAGAGCCAAATTACTGCCTCTTCAAAATCATCAACACTGCGTGCCTCATAAGAGCCACCAAATGAAGAAGACACCATTAGCTAACTTTGCGATAGAAAATTTGGGATATGATATCCTTTTAGAAATAACATAGAACTTTGAAATAGCTTACTTGAATCTCATTGGGAAAATCGACTTTTGATTTTCAGCAACTCTGCATGTGCTTGTTTCATGTTGATTCTATCCCCGGGAGAGTCCGCAGAGCATTTAAGAGCCAATTCAAGTATGGATGATACACACTGCATATTCTTGTCAATCATTTCTTTTTCCCAATTCATGACTAAGTTGGCATCTATCAGTTCATCTGGGTTCTCCAAAAGTGAGAGTTCCACCCATCTCTTTAAGCTCATATCTCCGCAAAACATATCATCACTAGGCCTTTTTCTCGTAAAagtttcaatcaacatcacccCGTAGCTATACACATCACACCTTGTTGAAACTAGCCCTTCCAAGCCATACTCTGGAACAACAAAAATCATGATGTATGCAGTAAGGAAGACACAATTAATTGATTGAAAGTGAAGTGCAATAAATATATTTAGAGAAATTAACTTCACCTGGAGCGATGTAACCCAATGTTGCTAGCGTGTTGGTTAACACAAAGCTATCTCCATCGCATAACAACTTTGCTATCCCAAAGTCGCTTACATGGGCAACCATGTCTTCATCTAACAGCACATTACTAGGCTTCAAGTCGCTGTGGACAATGGGCATTGAATAACCGTGGTGAAGATACTCCAAAGCAGATGCAACATCaatcattatattcaatctttcCATCATATTCAAGCAATAGTTGTGGGAATATAACCATTTTTCAAGGTTTCCCTTTGGCATATATTCAAGTACTAATGCCTTGAACTCTTCATTGGAGCAACTGCCTATGACGCTTGTCAGATTCCTGTGTCGAATGCTACGTAGTATCTCACATTCGATATCAAATATTCTTGAAATACCTTCTAGCTGCATATTAAACACCTTGACAACGATATCCTTCCCATTGTTAAGAATTCCTTTATAAACAGAGCAAGAACTCCCAGTGCCAAGTAAATTGCTTTCATCGAATCTTTCTGTTGCTTGCAGCATTTCATAATAAGAAATTCTTTCCGGCACAATGAATATCGACTCATCAACTTCTCTAGTCATCTTATCTTTCCGTTTGTTTCTGACAATTATAAAGGCCAAAGAAACAACTGAGATGAAAGCCACAACCCCGAAAACAATAAATGAAGCTCGTTCCACCTTCTTTCTCTTTGATGTGTGATTAGAAATTGAAGGGCAAATTTGGACATGGAACTTGGGGATTCCACACAATGCCTCATTACCCTTAAAAGAATCCAtagtgaagtttctaaaagaacctccattaggaatttctccactCAAACTATTGAAAGAGACATTAAAGTAGTCGAGGTGTTGAAGTGCTTCTAAAGACTTTGGAATTGAACCAGAGAGGTTGTTGTATGACAAGTCGAGATTTGCCAAACTGATCATGCTTCCCATAGACACAGGAATAGAACCTTCTAGTCTATTATTTGCCAAAGACAGATCAACCAAATTCTGCAACTTTCCGATATTCCTTGGAATTGACCCTGACAACTGATTCATTGCTACATTTATATAGATGGCTGCGCCTAAGTCACTCATCTCTAGAGGTAGTGACCCATTTAATGAATTTGAGGACAAGTCTAATTTGATCAAATCTTTTAGGCCCCATAAGCTTGATGGTATGCTAGAATTCAAAATGTTGGACTCTAGACCAAGATTTCTTAAAGAAGAGACATTTCCCAGACATTTAGGAATTGGGCCTGAAAATTGATTCTGGTTCATGAATAAAGTATTGAGGCTGAATAGATCACATATAGCATGTGGTATTGAGCCTTTCAACATGTTATCTTGAAGATCTAATCCTTGAAGTTCATGCAAATGGCTTATAGTTAGTGGAATATTACCAGATAACTCATTTGCTGACAACGCCAATGTCATCAAATTGCTTAGATTGCCTATTTCAGCAGGAATGCTGCCACTGAATTTGCAGTTGTAGGCATAGAATCTTTCGAGTGAGGAAGATAAGTTCCCGACAGAAGCTGGAATGACACCATTTAGAGGATTATCAGAAATTGACAAAGTAGTTAGAGACCTACAATTTGTCAATGAAGTAATGAAGGAAGAAGATGGTGCCTGGGTAAGATTGTTGCTGAACAGCAGAAGACTTTGAAGAAGTCTTAGTTTGGCAAGATGAGTAGGTATATAACCACTGAATTTGTTCTCATTAAGTGAGAGGTTCATAAGTTGAGAACAGTTAGAGATGGAGTTGGGTATTGCTCCGGTGATAGAATTACTGCCAAGATAAAGTTGTTCAAGAAAGGGAGAGGCATGGCATAAATGGGTTGGAAGAACCCCTGACAGAGCATTGCCGACAAGTGAAAGAATCCGAagagttgaaatgttaaagagctCATGTGGAAGCGAACCACTCAAGGTGTTCGATGATAAGTCTAATGTCTCCAAATGGTAAAGTTGGCCAAATTCAGTAGGAATAATCCCTGCAAAACATGAGATTTCAAAACTGTAGCTAAAAACACATAttgcagctgaacagaccaatTTACATGAAAATTACTCCGTCGTACCTGTAAAATGGTTTTCCTGGAGCTGTAAATTTGTTAGCATGGTAATATTCCCGACATCCCTTGAAAGGTTCCCCACAAATTTGTTGCGCCATAGATATATGCTTTGCAGAGAAGAGatattcatgaaaatattgaaatcaatTGAGCCCGCAATCTCATTCTTTTCAGCACCAAAAGTAACCAGACTCTGAAGATGGCCAATCTCATGTGGTAGTATTCCTGGCAAAAAAAAAGTGTCATGAAATTACTCACATTTATGTGATAAGAACTAGAGCCATACCATTCAAATTGTTGTCACCAAGAGCTAACACTTGAAGAGATGTTAAGTAGCCGATTTCTGAAGGTATCTCCCCACTAAAAGAGTTTACAGAGAGGCTCAACAACTCAAGCCGTGAACATTGGGATAGATTTGTGGGAATCGCGCCACTCAATTGATTGACAGAAAGATAAATCTCAGCAAGAAATGGAAGATTACTGCACATGTCTGTTGGAAGACTTCCGCTCAATTCATTGTATGACAATGCTATAGCTACAAGGGTCGAGATGTTGAATATGGCTGATGGTATTGCACCGGAGAGATGATTGTATTCAATATACAGAGTTTGTAGACTTTGAAGTCTTCCCAACTCttttggaatttctccactcaatTCATTGTATGTGAAGGCCATAGATACAAGGGTCGAGATGTTGAATATGGCTGATGGTATAGCACCGGAGAGATGATTAGATTGAACATACAGAGTTTGTAGACTTTGAAGTCTTCCCAACTCttttggaatttctccacttagagAATTGTAAGTTAAGTCAAGAAATTGTAGGCTTGTGAGGTTTGAGAGCGATTTTGGGATGGAACCTATGAATCTGTTGTTGCGTAAATTCAAGTACTCTAATTTTGGTAACTGACCCAACATCGGAGGGATGTCTCCGGTGAAGTTGTTGAGTCGGAAAGATATGAACTTCAAACGGCGAAGGAGAGACAGCTCTTGAGGCAAATCTCCATGGAAAAGGTTGTTGGAGAGGTCGAGGGAGACGAGGAAGGAGAGGTGTCCGAGCTGTGGTGGAATGGTGGCGGAGAGAGCCATGTTGGAGAGATTCAAGGCAGCAACTCTGTGGTGGCGCAAGCTGCAAGTGACGCCAATCCAGGTGCAGACGGAGGTGGAGTTGGTCCAATTAGTTGCAAGTAAAAGAGATGTATGTTTGAGTGAAAGAAGGGCAGTTTGATCAGTTGCAAGACTCAGAGGTTGTTTGGATTCAGAAGAAAGCATTGGGAAGGTTATGGTGATTAGGAATGCATACAGCAAAATGCAAGAAAGCTTTTTCTCCATGGCTGCAAATTGTGATTGTATTATGATAATGAAGTCGCTAATAACTGCATCCAataatcatcacatatatatacacaaattaATGGAAGACTTGGTTGACTTGAGAGTCTTGATGGGTGTGGCTTTTGAGTCAAGTCGTCCATACAAATTAATGGAAGACTTGAGGTTGTGGACTACAAATGTGGGCCCCAGTCACTACAAATTAATGGACTTAATCATGATTCAAATCCTATTTTTCTTCGTTATTAGTGGACTACAAATGTGTGTGCTTGCttcatttgttttgttttgttttgtatgTATatacaatacattttttttttttttttttttttgatcggtcaaagtcatgttagatgttagtagttagttccccatccactccaagaatcaccttatctctccattcaccaaactccaccttatatctccaatcaccaattcgttcccaagagggatcgaacccgggtacATGTGTACTTAAACAAATGTAGTGCTCACTGCATTTGGGATAGTCATTTTGGTTGTTTCATTAATGATTATTTGGACTTCTACAACTTAATCTTCGGTAACAGATTGTCAAATTTATGAAGGGGAAACAACCTATATATTATGAAGGGAATAACAATACAGCAATATGATTAGCAAAATAATCAATTGGTTCTTAAATAAGATGTTACATTAAATCTTGTACTAAATGTGGATTTCTTTATCCTAGTCTTATACGAGATTGTATTATTCGATTCTAAGTCACGCATTTGCCATTATGCTTActattcaaaataattttgtCAACTAAACAAAACTTTACAAATAGAAATCATATCGTCAGTGCGTCACTGATGATGGAATTGGTTTGGGAGGCACTTTGAATTCCATGACGTAGAATTTGGAAACTACAATactgagaaagaaaaagaattaatGAAGAATTAACATAGTACAAAAAAAAAGTCTTAAATagcaataaaaagaagaaaaaacagAGAAAAAATAGAAGACAAGTAAGACTTAACGCAGTACAAAAAATCCTTCAATGGCAatataaagaagaagaagaaaaaccaGAGCAAAAAATAGAAGAAAGGTAAACGTTCATTCCAAGAAGAGATTTGATGTGATAAAGTTAAAATGAGAGGAAAATTGTGtgataaatttgaaaattgagaaaagaaGCAACACAATGTTTGAGCAACCTCTTAGTCAGTTTAACACTATCTTCTCATGGTGATAGGACTAAGATGTAATAATATGTATTAATAGTGATTTAGCCTTGAGTGCTATGCCATTCATTTTTCCATATCCCACCACTTTTTCAAGGAATCAAAGGCCACCACCATAATTGGGGGCTAGTGCAATTTGTAGTGGCTCACATGCATGCCCCAATTCAATTCACCCACATTCTCCACACTTAGAAATCTCAAATTCTCCAAATAAATCAAGACAAGTATGTAATCACCAACTAAGATCAACATCATGGATACCACATTAATAGGCTcactttttttgggcacggagattaagaaaacttactttttagttgaaaagtggtgtggtccacaccaattataAGTACACTTTTTTTTACTCATAATGGAAAACAAGCCTATTCTAGTGGGACATCCTAAAAAGGCaaacgagcctattagagtgggtcggagggagtatattattaaTGGAATATTGTGTCAGAAATCGAGATGCTTCTCTACTTGGGAATTCACTAAGAGCATCATTATTCAAGCCTAGAGCAATTTCACGAACCAAATTGAAGCATAAGATGTCTCAACCAAAAAAATGGGGACAATTGCCAATACACAGAATTAATGATACCGAGAAGAATGTGTGCATGAAGTATTTTCCTGTGTATACACAAATACTGATAGGATGGAGGCAGGTTACATACCTCTGCTTGCCTTTATATCTTATAAGCAGAGCTTGTGACACCTTGTATTTGCTTTTCAGTGCATGACtgattatttttatactcaAGAGTAGGATATCTCCAATCCCACCCTTTCCATGGgataaaaatcaagcaaaactagcttgaatgatagaaataatcaagggctttgggatatcccaaagttgtAATCCATCTAAGTAAATAAGGGattaactttattatttttatctatcaagcctaatcctccaaagtaaacgTTCCCTAATTGTAACACTAACAATGGGGTAAAGTGTTTATCAATAACTTGCCATCCTTGAGAATTTACAAAACATGTAAAGTTACAATAATAGTTAATAaagtttctttttcttctttattttgaattttcaatcaTTATCTTTTGCTTTCATTTTTTGATGTAATTAATAAAGGAGATTTTGATGTATCGGAAAATAAGAAACTCATGATTGAATTATGAGAAATTGTTTATAGCATTTTTAATAAATGCATAATGAAACATATGTAACGTTCATTGGTTTTGATTATGCAACCAActgttatataattttataatggAATTGCAATATATATGTCGATTAATGATATTTAATTagtatcttatttatttgttgacTTAATGCGACAAATGAAATATACTATGGGTTGGACTTGGAATATTTTTTGGGTTGGATTTTGAACATGTATATAAGCTGGATTTTATTTGTTGATAATTTGGGTTGGCaatttaacttttaatttcCTAACATAGTGTGTTTTGAATGGATAATTATAATCCATTTTTTCTATTACAAATTTATGCTTCTGTTAAATGTCATTTACAAGATATAAAATgtcgagttttaataaattatttagatAATAATAGTATTGTCACGCCCCAATTTTCCGAGAGGATAAGAAATGGACTATGTGACGGGACTACTAGGCTTTACTTGAATTAAATGGGTATTGTGCCCTTAGAGTCGAGCATCATTTCATTAATCGAAAAATACGTCGTATTTAAAAGTTAACAAGTACGAcgttataatataattattcttCCTATTAGCATCGAAAGTTTGAAGGTCTGAGAccaaaatgatattttatactAGGAAAATAATATATGCAGGAAAATAATCGGAAAATGTTAGAAAATGAAATTCAGATTAAAACAGTCCGAAAGTATCAACATAGTCGGGCATAGGATAATATTCACTAAGTGAATTAATTTTAGCGGAAGTAAAACAAAGTGTTCTTCAAACAACAACAACCTCTTTCTCAGCCTCGCATGTCACCACCAATTGTTTAATttgcaaaaggttttgaaaaagGTTTTTGAAAACAGTTGCAGGGCTgtgtactaatgtactcagtgggttgagccatttaaaaatattttgaaagcTATTCTGAAAGGATACTTCATGCTTTG comes from Salvia miltiorrhiza cultivar Shanhuang (shh) chromosome 3, IMPLAD_Smil_shh, whole genome shotgun sequence and encodes:
- the LOC131015197 gene encoding probable LRR receptor-like serine/threonine-protein kinase At3g47570 gives rise to the protein MEKKLSCILLYAFLITITFPMLSSESKQPLSLATDQTALLSLKHTSLLLATNWTNSTSVCTWIGVTCSLRHHRVAALNLSNMALSATIPPQLGHLSFLVSLDLSNNLFHGDLPQELSLLRRLKFISFRLNNFTGDIPPMLGQLPKLEYLNLRNNRFIGSIPKSLSNLTSLQFLDLTYNSLSGEIPKELGRLQSLQTLYVQSNHLSGAIPSAIFNISTLVSMAFTYNELSGEIPKELGRLQSLQTLYIEYNHLSGAIPSAIFNISTLVAIALSYNELSGSLPTDMCSNLPFLAEIYLSVNQLSGAIPTNLSQCSRLELLSLSVNSFSGEIPSEIGYLTSLQVLALGDNNLNGILPHEIGHLQSLVTFGAEKNEIAGSIDFNIFMNISSLQSIYLWRNKFVGNLSRDVGNITMLTNLQLQENHFTGIIPTEFGQLYHLETLDLSSNTLSGSLPHELFNISTLRILSLVGNALSGVLPTHLCHASPFLEQLYLGSNSITGAIPNSISNCSQLMNLSLNENKFSGYIPTHLAKLRLLQSLLLFSNNLTQAPSSSFITSLTNCRSLTTLSISDNPLNGVIPASVGNLSSSLERFYAYNCKFSGSIPAEIGNLSNLMTLALSANELSGNIPLTISHLHELQGLDLQDNMLKGSIPHAICDLFSLNTLFMNQNQFSGPIPKCLGNVSSLRNLGLESNILNSSIPSSLWGLKDLIKLDLSSNSLNGSLPLEMSDLGAAIYINVAMNQLSGSIPRNIGKLQNLVDLSLANNRLEGSIPVSMGSMISLANLDLSYNNLSGSIPKSLEALQHLDYFNVSFNSLSGEIPNGGSFRNFTMDSFKGNEALCGIPKFHVQICPSISNHTSKRKKVERASFIVFGVVAFISVVSLAFIIVRNKRKDKMTREVDESIFIVPERISYYEMLQATERFDESNLLGTGSSCSVYKGILNNGKDIVVKVFNMQLEGISRIFDIECEILRSIRHRNLTSVIGSCSNEEFKALVLEYMPKGNLEKWLYSHNYCLNMMERLNIMIDVASALEYLHHGYSMPIVHSDLKPSNVLLDEDMVAHVSDFGIAKLLCDGDSFVLTNTLATLGYIAPEYGLEGLVSTRCDVYSYGVMLIETFTRKRPSDDMFCGDMSLKRWVELSLLENPDELIDANLVMNWEKEMIDKNMQCVSSILELALKCSADSPGDRINMKQAHAELLKIKSRFSQ